The following are encoded in a window of Halosolutus halophilus genomic DNA:
- a CDS encoding GNAT family N-acetyltransferase — translation MFSRLEQFEHPLNGPLPDPSVPDEISLRVDAPETFTLTGRMDRPELSDQDQIVAAVADDRVVGVQPVTIDRPFYVDPLERTIDFDGAYFWGLYVAPEWRRRGVATALVARALSFVADQTSQIHVQTLVGIDNAPSKDVLMSLGFERKRVRSYYRLFRFQRRGQV, via the coding sequence ATGTTCTCACGACTCGAACAGTTCGAACACCCGCTCAACGGCCCACTCCCAGACCCATCCGTTCCCGACGAAATCTCACTTCGCGTTGATGCTCCAGAAACGTTTACTCTGACAGGTCGAATGGACCGTCCGGAACTGTCCGATCAAGATCAAATCGTCGCAGCGGTCGCGGACGATCGTGTCGTCGGCGTCCAACCCGTCACGATAGACCGCCCGTTCTATGTCGACCCGCTCGAGCGAACGATCGACTTCGACGGTGCATACTTCTGGGGACTCTACGTCGCCCCCGAGTGGCGGCGGCGGGGCGTCGCGACGGCACTCGTCGCTCGAGCGCTCTCATTCGTCGCGGATCAGACGTCTCAAATACACGTCCAGACGCTCGTTGGTATCGATAACGCTCCATCAAAGGATGTTCTGATGAGTCTGGGATTCGAACGGAAGCGCGTCCGATCATACTATCGGTTGTTCAGGTTTCAACGCAGAGGGCAGGTGTAA
- a CDS encoding TrkH family potassium uptake protein has protein sequence MRIQHRAVGRDVGRILQVVSLMSVVSILVAVVNREFFAVPAFAIAAVVMASIGVLLARRYRDAAESGKPEAMVTAASAWAMVGVLGGLPFLFIAWTISLDPFPAWANTPPMDDTTMIFLHPLDAIFESMSGFTGTGLTVAAVEEELPRSLQWWRSFTEWIGGVGVIVLTVAILARPGSGSLTLYESEARSEKIHPSIVNTVKEIWKIYLGLTLGSIGLFLAVGMPLWGAINHGMTGIATGGFSVHADSIGYYDSPLIEYAVVPVMVAGSIAFPVHYLLFKGQIENLYKDIQTRWVFLWFSIGSLVLTGFLLLNGQYETFEETFRAALFQFVSATSNTGFGTTTIGNGTEQVWTAGTTLLLCLGMLTGAAAGSTVSGLKLIRVITLVKGTAWQIGNVLQPDSAIRRLQIGKRNLSEEQVQREYTEATVVFVLWVAFLIVGVAVLLRVLSPAYPLEYVIFDVMSAQSNVGLDSGITGPDLPATGKAMLIINMWVGRLEIIPVAVLLSTVLQRFGLYR, from the coding sequence ATGAGGATCCAACACCGGGCCGTCGGGCGGGACGTCGGCCGAATTCTTCAGGTCGTCTCGCTCATGTCTGTCGTGTCAATACTGGTCGCCGTCGTCAACCGTGAATTCTTCGCGGTTCCAGCGTTTGCTATCGCTGCTGTCGTAATGGCGAGCATCGGTGTCCTACTAGCGCGACGATATCGGGACGCAGCGGAGTCTGGAAAGCCCGAGGCAATGGTTACTGCGGCTAGTGCGTGGGCGATGGTCGGCGTCCTGGGTGGCCTGCCATTTCTGTTTATCGCGTGGACGATCTCGCTCGATCCGTTCCCGGCGTGGGCAAACACGCCGCCGATGGACGATACGACGATGATATTTCTCCATCCCCTCGACGCGATCTTCGAGAGCATGAGCGGGTTCACCGGGACAGGATTGACGGTCGCCGCAGTTGAGGAGGAGTTGCCTCGGTCACTCCAATGGTGGCGGTCGTTCACTGAGTGGATCGGTGGCGTCGGAGTAATCGTGCTGACCGTCGCTATCCTTGCTCGTCCTGGTAGCGGCTCGCTCACACTCTACGAGAGCGAAGCCCGTTCTGAGAAGATTCACCCGAGCATTGTCAACACAGTCAAAGAGATCTGGAAGATCTATCTCGGATTGACGCTCGGATCAATCGGCCTGTTCCTCGCAGTCGGGATGCCGCTCTGGGGCGCGATCAACCACGGAATGACTGGCATCGCAACCGGCGGGTTCTCTGTGCATGCGGATTCGATCGGATACTACGATAGCCCTCTCATCGAGTACGCAGTTGTCCCAGTCATGGTTGCAGGAAGTATCGCGTTCCCAGTCCACTACCTGCTATTCAAGGGGCAAATAGAGAATCTTTACAAAGATATTCAGACTCGCTGGGTGTTCCTCTGGTTCAGTATTGGATCGCTCGTATTGACCGGATTTTTGCTTCTCAATGGCCAGTACGAGACGTTTGAGGAAACGTTCCGTGCCGCATTATTCCAGTTTGTCTCCGCAACATCGAACACTGGCTTCGGGACGACGACGATTGGAAATGGGACGGAACAGGTCTGGACAGCCGGGACGACGCTGCTGCTCTGTCTGGGAATGCTTACCGGCGCAGCAGCCGGCTCAACGGTCAGTGGACTCAAACTGATCCGGGTTATTACGCTCGTCAAAGGGACGGCGTGGCAAATCGGAAACGTTCTCCAGCCAGATAGCGCGATTCGGCGACTCCAGATCGGGAAGCGGAATCTCAGCGAAGAACAAGTTCAACGGGAGTACACCGAAGCAACGGTCGTATTCGTTCTGTGGGTTGCCTTCCTTATCGTTGGGGTAGCTGTCCTCCTCCGGGTACTCTCACCAGCTTATCCCCTGGAGTATGTTATTTTCGACGTGATGAGCGCTCAGAGTAACGTCGGCCTCGATTCTGGTATTACTGGACCGGATTTGCCTGCTACCGGAAAAGCGATGTTGATTATTAACATGTGGGTTGGTCGATTAGAGATTATCCCAGTCGCAGTGCTGCTGAGTACGGTTTTACAGCGATTCGGTCTTTACAGGTGA
- a CDS encoding winged helix-turn-helix transcriptional regulator, whose protein sequence is MDQQEMGLRIDEKTEDVLEVLSQHGYATTGMLVDETGYSRPTVTKRLDRLHAAEKIEYVHEPTALWRLVENPRESGDDSDD, encoded by the coding sequence ATGGATCAACAAGAAATGGGGCTGCGAATCGACGAGAAGACAGAAGATGTCCTTGAGGTGCTGTCGCAACATGGTTACGCAACGACTGGAATGCTTGTCGACGAAACAGGGTATTCCAGGCCGACAGTCACGAAGCGACTCGATCGACTCCACGCTGCCGAGAAGATCGAGTATGTTCACGAGCCAACAGCGCTCTGGCGGCTTGTCGAAAATCCACGCGAGAGTGGTGATGACAGTGACGACTAA
- a CDS encoding PQQ-binding-like beta-propeller repeat protein, producing the protein MTGPSGIYGLDANGGRELPLAEVRVGSERWTGPQSPASGLFGPAESTTPVTANGTIYTAVPGTNSVVALNPNNGEVLWRRTHHKDEAASGTYNRPAVDGGIVFVTAWPQQATAYRADTGEQHWHRELQEMTVLPPVATDEGVVIPTRESVQLRARSDGSLLWERNLDGNATDSTPAVANGTIFVADERESLHALSLATGETRWTTPFDGKTTPVVADDRVYAVDSLWALEAFDVATGEKQFEYQPSEVPLSPPIVGDGILYLANRDRILALEEA; encoded by the coding sequence ATGACCGGACCATCTGGCATTTACGGGCTCGACGCGAATGGTGGACGAGAACTTCCTCTAGCAGAGGTGAGAGTAGGTAGCGAGCGATGGACAGGGCCACAATCACCTGCATCCGGTTTGTTCGGGCCGGCCGAGTCAACAACCCCGGTCACTGCAAACGGGACGATATACACGGCGGTACCTGGGACGAACTCGGTCGTAGCACTGAATCCGAATAATGGAGAGGTGCTGTGGCGGCGAACTCATCACAAAGACGAAGCCGCCAGTGGCACGTACAACAGACCCGCGGTGGACGGCGGCATCGTGTTCGTTACCGCGTGGCCGCAACAGGCCACTGCGTATCGTGCTGATACTGGTGAGCAACACTGGCACCGTGAACTCCAGGAAATGACGGTTCTGCCGCCAGTGGCGACAGACGAGGGCGTCGTCATTCCGACGCGCGAGTCAGTCCAGTTGCGTGCCCGGTCCGATGGCTCACTCCTATGGGAACGCAACCTCGACGGGAATGCGACCGACAGCACGCCAGCAGTAGCTAACGGCACGATCTTCGTTGCCGATGAGCGAGAGTCACTGCATGCGCTCTCGCTGGCAACCGGCGAGACACGGTGGACAACACCCTTCGACGGAAAAACGACGCCGGTCGTCGCTGATGATCGTGTCTACGCTGTGGACTCACTCTGGGCACTGGAGGCGTTCGACGTCGCCACGGGTGAGAAGCAGTTCGAGTATCAGCCTTCGGAAGTACCCCTCTCGCCACCGATCGTCGGGGATGGCATCCTGTATCTGGCGAATCGTGACCGAATTCTCGCACTGGAGGAGGCATAA
- a CDS encoding CDP-alcohol phosphatidyltransferase family protein → MLRRLAPADYATLIGLGLGWTAVSLFLQGRPDAATLTLLLAFLCDKADGCLARLGYGSPLGHQLDALADVVIYLVPTAIVLSDLLAGPPVLESLAGTVVVGFGILRLARYSVDGAVTADEPPYYQGITAFHVAAWALVVRLAVALIAIPSLIGAVSIVIITPLMIAPFRIYATRNQFIGAVIIGSIITTGALV, encoded by the coding sequence ATGCTCCGTCGACTTGCTCCCGCAGACTACGCCACGCTCATCGGGCTGGGACTGGGGTGGACGGCAGTCAGCCTATTTCTGCAGGGGCGTCCTGATGCGGCCACGTTGACGCTACTTCTCGCATTTCTGTGTGACAAGGCCGACGGTTGTCTGGCACGACTTGGCTATGGTTCGCCGCTCGGACACCAACTCGATGCGTTGGCGGACGTAGTGATCTACCTCGTTCCAACTGCGATCGTGTTATCCGATCTTCTTGCTGGACCGCCTGTGCTCGAGAGTCTCGCCGGGACAGTCGTCGTCGGGTTCGGCATCTTGCGGTTGGCCCGCTACTCCGTCGACGGCGCAGTCACCGCTGACGAACCCCCATACTATCAGGGCATTACGGCCTTTCATGTCGCCGCCTGGGCGCTCGTCGTCCGGCTAGCCGTCGCACTAATAGCCATCCCATCGCTAATCGGAGCAGTTTCGATTGTCATCATCACACCGCTGATGATTGCTCCCTTTCGTATCTACGCCACTAGGAATCAGTTCATTGGTGCAGTCATCATCGGATCCATCATTACTACCGGGGCGCTTGTGTAA
- a CDS encoding TIGR00341 family protein: MRHVEISLRPETREPVLEVLDSERIDYTVVPTDDSSEYESLVSFTLPKSAVEVVVDELERAGLGEDDHTVIVTADMVISRKFGALKDRYTGEVLSDQRLARYELYAESEGLIPTIPIYVTLTLVSAVVATAGLLLDSAAVVVGSMVIAPLIGPTLAASVGTVLNERDLLWTGVMYQVLGVSVAIVGSAAFAWLSKSLFLVPPGIEVLEIDEVSERVLPNLFSLVVAFGAGIAGVLSLSTGISVALVGVMITAALIPPAAAAGIAIAWWIPNAAVGSLILVFVNLLGVNITGLLTLWAMGYRPQIQSETGIARQLVRRRLVVLTLAILVLSTSLIGVTWASYERVSLENDVTTEAEAVLDSPAYQDVFLIEVELFLEEGIPFEPAIRIEEGTLLEQPERIVITVEQPVDDEHPELVSELDERITDETGDDVRVDVRFIEYDTA; the protein is encoded by the coding sequence ATGCGCCACGTCGAGATTTCGCTCCGACCGGAGACGCGCGAACCGGTCCTAGAGGTACTTGACTCGGAACGGATTGACTACACGGTCGTTCCGACCGACGACAGTAGCGAGTACGAATCCCTCGTTTCGTTCACCCTCCCGAAAAGCGCCGTCGAAGTCGTCGTAGACGAGTTAGAGAGGGCCGGACTCGGCGAGGACGATCACACGGTGATCGTTACGGCAGACATGGTCATCTCCCGGAAGTTCGGAGCTCTCAAAGATCGGTACACGGGAGAGGTACTGTCCGATCAGCGCCTCGCTCGCTACGAACTGTACGCCGAATCGGAAGGACTCATACCGACGATTCCGATATACGTGACGCTGACGCTGGTGAGTGCGGTCGTCGCGACGGCCGGGCTGTTACTCGATTCGGCCGCCGTCGTGGTCGGGTCGATGGTCATCGCACCCTTGATCGGACCGACGCTCGCAGCCAGCGTCGGGACCGTTCTCAACGAACGGGACCTGCTCTGGACCGGGGTTATGTATCAAGTGCTCGGCGTCAGTGTAGCGATCGTCGGTTCCGCGGCGTTCGCATGGCTCTCGAAGTCGCTGTTTCTCGTCCCGCCCGGGATCGAGGTCCTCGAAATCGACGAAGTCAGCGAACGGGTCCTTCCTAACCTCTTCTCGCTGGTCGTCGCCTTCGGCGCGGGAATTGCCGGCGTATTGAGCCTCTCGACGGGAATCTCCGTCGCACTGGTTGGCGTGATGATCACCGCTGCACTGATCCCGCCCGCCGCAGCCGCCGGCATCGCTATCGCGTGGTGGATACCAAACGCCGCAGTCGGCTCGCTCATACTCGTCTTCGTCAACCTGCTGGGTGTCAATATCACGGGTCTCCTCACCCTCTGGGCGATGGGGTACCGTCCCCAAATTCAGAGTGAGACAGGGATCGCACGTCAGTTAGTCCGTCGTCGCCTCGTCGTGCTTACGCTCGCCATCCTAGTACTGTCGACATCCCTGATCGGCGTCACGTGGGCGTCGTACGAACGCGTCTCGCTTGAGAACGACGTCACGACGGAAGCGGAGGCCGTCCTCGACTCGCCGGCGTATCAGGACGTCTTCCTCATCGAAGTCGAACTGTTTCTCGAGGAAGGCATCCCGTTCGAGCCCGCAATACGAATCGAAGAAGGGACCCTACTCGAGCAACCCGAACGTATCGTAATCACGGTCGAGCAGCCGGTTGATGACGAACATCCGGAACTTGTCTCGGAACTGGACGAACGAATCACCGACGAAACGGGAGACGACGTGAGGGTCGACGTTCGGTTCATCGAGTACGATACTGCGTAG